A stretch of the Planktothricoides raciborskii GIHE-MW2 genome encodes the following:
- a CDS encoding iron ABC transporter permease gives MKIPKTVLSPFAGSLSFVSGARPPWFLVVAAGITAIAISCPLIYLFVRAGGAGLDQVWLMLSRPRTLAVLRDSAGLAGVVTLFSALISLPLAFLTERTDLPGRKFWAIATTLPLAVPSYVGSFAIIASFGTKGSWLQLLLEPFGVQELPSIYGWPGAILSLTLFTYPYLLISIRSGLQGIDPSLEEASRNLGQNSWSTFWRVTFPQLRPSLVAGGLLVALYSLRDFGTPSLMQFDSFTRVIFIQYKSSFNRNSAAVLALVLVALVWLILWLEYRARTGAAYYSSHSGVGRPQGQFQQVSLGLWKWPAIAFCSLITFLGLVLPIAISGLWLWRGLNAGNMPPNFFPAAGNSLLAASLAAIAATLFALPVAILSVRFPGALATLIERCTYIGFGLPGIVVALSLVFLGAKYLPGLYQTLPMLIFAYLILFLPQSVGTIRSSLLQINPGLEESARILGRSPWQTIQEITIPLVSPGVVGGGLLVFLTAIKELPATMLLAPIGFRTLATEIWNATEDVAFADAAAASLSLLMVSTVSTLVLLKQKK, from the coding sequence ATGAAAATCCCCAAGACAGTTCTTAGCCCATTTGCCGGTAGTCTTTCCTTTGTCAGTGGAGCCCGTCCACCGTGGTTTCTGGTGGTGGCTGCCGGAATTACCGCGATCGCCATTTCCTGCCCCCTGATTTATCTATTTGTTCGCGCTGGGGGCGCTGGATTGGATCAAGTGTGGCTGATGCTTTCCCGTCCGCGAACTTTGGCAGTCTTACGAGACAGTGCAGGGTTGGCAGGGGTGGTGACGCTATTTTCTGCATTGATTTCCCTGCCTTTAGCCTTTTTAACGGAAAGAACGGATTTACCAGGCCGAAAATTTTGGGCGATCGCCACCACTTTACCCCTAGCGGTTCCCAGTTATGTGGGCAGTTTTGCCATCATTGCCTCTTTTGGCACTAAAGGCAGTTGGTTGCAACTGCTGCTAGAACCGTTTGGGGTGCAAGAGTTGCCCTCAATTTACGGTTGGCCCGGGGCGATTTTGTCCCTGACCTTATTTACTTATCCTTATTTACTAATTAGCATTCGGTCTGGGTTACAAGGCATTGACCCTTCCTTAGAAGAAGCCTCGCGAAATCTGGGACAGAATAGCTGGTCAACGTTTTGGCGGGTTACATTTCCCCAACTGCGCCCTTCCCTGGTGGCTGGGGGCTTGTTAGTGGCTTTATATTCTTTGCGAGATTTTGGCACCCCAAGCTTGATGCAGTTTGACTCGTTCACCCGCGTCATTTTCATTCAATATAAAAGCAGTTTTAACCGCAACTCTGCCGCTGTCTTGGCTTTAGTCTTGGTGGCTTTGGTGTGGTTAATTTTATGGTTGGAATATCGGGCCAGAACTGGGGCGGCTTATTACAGTAGCCACTCAGGGGTGGGTCGTCCCCAGGGTCAATTCCAGCAAGTGTCTTTGGGTCTGTGGAAATGGCCAGCGATCGCCTTTTGTAGCCTAATTACCTTCCTGGGGTTAGTGCTACCCATTGCCATATCTGGGCTCTGGCTGTGGCGCGGACTCAATGCTGGGAATATGCCTCCCAATTTTTTCCCGGCGGCGGGAAACTCTTTGCTGGCGGCAAGTTTGGCGGCGATCGCTGCCACCTTATTTGCCCTACCCGTAGCTATTTTATCGGTACGGTTTCCAGGGGCTTTGGCAACTTTAATTGAACGTTGTACCTATATTGGCTTTGGCTTACCGGGCATCGTCGTCGCCTTATCCCTAGTCTTTCTCGGTGCCAAATATCTACCGGGTTTATATCAAACTTTGCCTATGTTAATCTTTGCTTACTTAATTTTATTTTTACCGCAATCCGTAGGGACGATTCGCAGCAGCTTATTACAAATTAACCCTGGACTCGAAGAGTCAGCCCGGATTTTGGGGCGCAGTCCTTGGCAGACCATTCAAGAAATTACCATTCCCTTGGTCAGTCCGGGAGTTGTCGGGGGTGGGTTATTAGTTTTTCTCACCGCCATTAAAGAACTGCCCGCCACTATGTTATTAGCGCCGATTGGTTTTCGCACCTTAGCCACGGAAATTTGGAATGCCACCGAGGATGTTGCCTTTGCGGATGCTGCCGCCGCATCCTTAAGTTTGCTGATGGTTTCCACTGTTTCTACTTTGGTACTTTTAAAACAGAAAAAATAA
- a CDS encoding (2Fe-2S) ferredoxin domain-containing protein, whose translation MSKSHKIVSEFNLAGQFFGFILKDGYQPKMLRLNTNSGEYWIKVPKELRGDLVRAELYNQLKPGDRIQVNGQSIRSMKNGTIKLVADRVQLPTNHFSPIYPTSQPSAPPTMPCTVAATCNQQSPQQKKCSILVCGKSDCRKRGGEEIAIALEEQLQELGLGDRVQIKKTGCMSRCKQAPNVVVMPDKTRYSGLDVAEIPELIEKHFPVTAMT comes from the coding sequence ATGAGCAAATCACACAAAATCGTCTCCGAGTTTAATCTAGCCGGTCAGTTCTTCGGTTTTATCCTCAAAGATGGTTATCAACCGAAAATGCTGCGACTGAATACCAACAGTGGGGAATATTGGATTAAAGTTCCGAAAGAATTACGCGGGGATCTGGTGCGGGCTGAACTTTATAATCAGTTAAAACCAGGCGATCGCATCCAAGTGAATGGGCAAAGTATTCGATCGATGAAAAACGGCACTATTAAGTTGGTGGCCGATCGCGTGCAATTGCCGACAAATCATTTTTCTCCCATTTATCCCACCAGTCAGCCCAGCGCACCCCCGACTATGCCTTGCACCGTTGCGGCAACCTGTAACCAACAGAGTCCCCAACAGAAAAAATGCAGTATTTTAGTGTGTGGTAAGTCCGATTGCCGCAAACGTGGGGGGGAAGAAATTGCGATCGCTCTTGAGGAACAATTGCAAGAACTGGGACTGGGCGATCGAGTCCAAATTAAAAAAACCGGCTGTATGAGTCGCTGCAAACAAGCGCCCAATGTGGTGGTGATGCCGGATAAAACTCGCTACAGCGGCCTTGATGTGGCAGAAATTCCCGAATTAATTGAAAAACATTTTCCCGTCACGGCGATGACTTAA
- a CDS encoding iron ABC transporter substrate-binding protein yields MKINRTYIALGVLALAASIGVAKLVFAQPKTLTIYSGRNERLIGPLVEKAKQDLGINIEVRYGDTSELAIAILEEGNNSPADVYFGQDAGALGALAKAGRTEAIPSNLLEKVDGKFRDQNGQWVGISGRARVLDYNTNEVSSNELPRSVWELTQPKWQGKVGWAPTNGSFQSFVTAMRLTAGNEKTLEWLKAMKANGTKVYPKNTAIVEALGRGEIHLGLVNNYYLYQFNADNPNFPVKHHYMPGDVGSMVNVAGVAIVNTTDQKADAQKFVDYLLKNESQNYFAQETKEYPLVSGIAAPKGQISIAQINPPNIDLSNLSDLEGTLELLQQAGLL; encoded by the coding sequence ATGAAAATTAATCGCACATATATCGCCCTCGGTGTTTTAGCATTAGCCGCAAGTATTGGCGTGGCTAAACTGGTCTTTGCCCAACCAAAAACCCTGACCATTTATTCGGGGCGAAATGAACGATTAATCGGGCCTTTAGTAGAAAAGGCTAAACAAGATTTAGGGATCAATATCGAGGTTCGCTATGGGGATACTTCCGAATTGGCGATCGCTATTTTAGAAGAAGGAAACAATAGCCCTGCGGATGTCTATTTTGGTCAAGATGCGGGGGCATTAGGGGCATTAGCGAAAGCGGGCAGAACGGAAGCAATTCCCTCTAACTTATTGGAAAAAGTAGATGGAAAATTTCGCGATCAAAATGGACAATGGGTAGGGATTTCTGGACGGGCTCGTGTCCTAGATTACAACACTAATGAAGTTTCCAGCAATGAATTACCCCGTTCAGTTTGGGAACTAACTCAACCGAAATGGCAGGGAAAAGTTGGCTGGGCTCCTACTAACGGTTCCTTTCAATCATTTGTCACCGCCATGCGTCTGACTGCTGGGAATGAAAAAACCTTAGAATGGCTTAAGGCAATGAAAGCCAATGGCACTAAAGTTTATCCCAAAAATACGGCAATTGTTGAAGCTTTAGGCCGGGGTGAAATTCATTTAGGCTTAGTCAATAACTACTATCTCTATCAGTTTAATGCAGATAATCCTAATTTCCCCGTCAAGCATCACTATATGCCGGGAGATGTAGGCTCAATGGTTAACGTTGCTGGGGTTGCTATTGTGAATACCACTGACCAAAAAGCTGATGCCCAAAAATTCGTTGACTATTTGCTGAAGAATGAGTCCCAAAATTACTTTGCCCAAGAAACTAAGGAATATCCTTTAGTTTCGGGAATTGCCGCACCGAAAGGACAAATCTCGATCGCTCAGATTAACCCGCCCAACATTGATTTAAGCAATTTATCGGATTTGGAAGGGACTTTGGAACTTTTGCAACAAGCGGGATTATTGTAA
- a CDS encoding ribose-phosphate pyrophosphokinase, whose translation MIRSAALTLPTSLGNISDHSRLRLFSGSSNVPLSQEVAHYLGIDLGPMVRKRFADGELYIQIQESIRGCDVYLIQPTCYPVNNNLMELLIMIDACRRASARQITAVIPYYGYARADRKTAGRESITAKLVANLITEAGATRMVAMDLHSGQIQGYFDIPFDHVYSSPVLLDYLAHKNLPDLVVVSPDVGGVARARAFAKKLNDAPLAIIDKRRQAHNVAEVMNLIGDVKGKTAVLVDDMIDTAGTITEGARLLRREGARQVYACATHAVFSPPAVERLSSGVFEEVIVTNTIPVAEELRFDQLRILSVANLLGETIWRVHEDSSVSSMFR comes from the coding sequence GTGATCCGTTCTGCTGCTTTAACTCTCCCAACTTCTTTGGGTAACATTTCCGATCACAGCCGCCTACGGCTGTTTTCAGGTTCTTCAAATGTCCCTTTATCTCAGGAAGTAGCTCACTACCTGGGAATCGACTTAGGGCCAATGGTACGCAAGCGGTTTGCCGATGGAGAACTGTACATTCAAATTCAGGAATCTATCCGAGGCTGTGATGTTTATCTGATTCAGCCAACCTGCTACCCAGTAAACAATAACCTGATGGAACTGCTGATTATGATTGATGCTTGCCGTCGAGCATCAGCCAGACAAATTACCGCAGTCATTCCTTACTATGGTTATGCTAGGGCAGATCGGAAAACGGCGGGACGTGAGTCGATTACCGCCAAATTGGTTGCCAATTTGATCACCGAAGCGGGAGCAACTCGTATGGTGGCAATGGATTTGCACTCAGGGCAAATCCAGGGCTATTTTGATATCCCGTTTGATCATGTTTACTCTTCGCCGGTTTTGCTAGATTATTTAGCTCACAAAAATCTGCCGGATCTGGTGGTCGTTTCCCCAGATGTCGGCGGGGTGGCAAGAGCGAGAGCTTTTGCGAAAAAACTCAATGATGCGCCCTTAGCCATTATTGATAAACGTCGCCAAGCCCATAATGTGGCGGAAGTGATGAATCTAATTGGTGACGTTAAAGGCAAAACAGCGGTCTTAGTCGATGACATGATTGATACCGCTGGCACGATTACTGAGGGCGCCCGGTTACTGCGTCGTGAAGGAGCCAGACAAGTTTATGCTTGTGCCACCCATGCAGTCTTTTCTCCTCCTGCGGTGGAGCGTTTGTCATCGGGAGTCTTTGAAGAGGTGATTGTAACGAATACTATCCCTGTTGCTGAAGAACTCCGCTTCGATCAGTTACGTATCCTATCAGTGGCCAATTTGCTGGGTGAAACTATCTGGCGTGTCCATGAAGATAGTTCGGTAAGTAGTATGTTCCGCTAA
- a CDS encoding Fur family transcriptional regulator — MAFYTNDSLKAELKQQGFRLTPQRQTILNIFQTLPQGKHLSAEELQKLLELKQEKISLATIYRTLKLMARMGILRELELAEGHKHYEINPPAPQHHHHLVCVQCYKTVEFTNEAVLKICRKQAQASKYEMLDCQMTLHVICPEALAQGWPSTLPSDWVCPLSGWREND, encoded by the coding sequence ATGGCATTTTACACAAACGACTCACTCAAAGCTGAACTCAAACAGCAGGGATTTAGACTGACGCCACAGCGACAGACAATTCTCAACATTTTTCAAACTCTTCCCCAGGGTAAACATCTCAGTGCGGAAGAACTACAAAAATTACTGGAACTCAAACAAGAGAAAATTAGCCTCGCCACAATTTACCGCACCCTGAAGTTAATGGCTCGGATGGGAATTTTGCGAGAACTGGAACTGGCCGAAGGACATAAACACTATGAAATCAACCCCCCTGCCCCGCAACATCATCACCATCTAGTCTGTGTTCAATGCTATAAAACCGTTGAGTTTACCAATGAAGCGGTATTAAAAATTTGTCGCAAGCAAGCACAAGCTTCTAAATACGAGATGCTGGATTGTCAGATGACTCTGCACGTTATTTGTCCCGAAGCCTTAGCCCAAGGTTGGCCTTCTACTTTACCAAGTGATTGGGTTTGTCCCCTGTCTGGGTGGCGGGAAAATGATTGA
- a CDS encoding O-acetylhomoserine aminocarboxypropyltransferase/cysteine synthase family protein, whose protein sequence is MPDEYRFETLQIHAGQEPAPGTNARAVPIYQTTSYVFNDADHGARLFALQEFGNIYTRLMNPTTDVFEKRIAALEGGVAALATSSGQAAQFIAINNIAEAGDNIVSTSFLYGGTYNQFKVSLPRMGINVKFVDGDNPKDFAKAIDDRTKALYVETIGNPGFNIPDFAALADVAHKNGIPLIVDNTFGCGGYLCRPIEHGADIVVESATKWIGGHGTSIGGVIVDSGKFNWGNGKFPVFTDPAPGYHGLKFQEVFGPDGPFGNIAFIIRARVEGLRDLGPCLSPFNAFLLLQGLETLSLRVDRHTSNALALAKWLESHEQVEWVSYPGLSSHPSHKRAKKYLKHGFGCVLTFGIKGGREAGRSFIDHVKLASHLANVGDAKTLVIHPASTTHQQLTDEEQLSAGVTPSSIRVSVGLEHIDDIKADFEQAFAQVKT, encoded by the coding sequence ATGCCTGACGAGTATCGTTTTGAAACGCTTCAAATTCATGCCGGTCAAGAACCCGCCCCGGGAACCAATGCCCGGGCAGTGCCGATCTACCAAACCACTTCCTATGTCTTCAATGACGCGGATCACGGGGCGCGATTGTTTGCCCTGCAAGAATTTGGCAACATCTACACCCGACTGATGAATCCCACCACCGATGTCTTTGAAAAGCGAATTGCCGCTTTAGAAGGTGGGGTGGCGGCTTTGGCGACTTCCAGCGGACAAGCAGCCCAATTTATCGCGATCAATAATATTGCGGAAGCCGGAGACAACATTGTCTCTACCAGTTTTCTCTATGGTGGCACCTACAACCAATTCAAGGTCAGCCTACCTCGCATGGGCATTAACGTTAAATTCGTAGACGGAGATAATCCCAAGGATTTTGCTAAAGCCATTGACGATCGCACCAAAGCTTTATATGTAGAAACCATTGGCAATCCTGGGTTTAACATTCCTGACTTTGCCGCCTTAGCGGACGTGGCCCATAAAAATGGCATTCCCCTGATTGTCGATAATACCTTTGGTTGTGGTGGCTATTTATGCCGTCCCATTGAACACGGTGCTGATATTGTGGTGGAATCTGCTACCAAATGGATTGGCGGTCATGGCACTTCCATTGGTGGCGTGATTGTGGATTCCGGTAAATTTAACTGGGGGAATGGTAAATTTCCCGTGTTTACCGACCCAGCCCCCGGTTATCATGGCTTGAAGTTCCAAGAAGTTTTTGGCCCCGATGGTCCGTTTGGTAATATTGCGTTTATTATTCGGGCTCGCGTGGAAGGCTTGCGGGACTTAGGTCCTTGTCTGAGTCCTTTTAATGCATTTTTACTGCTGCAAGGACTGGAAACTTTATCTTTACGGGTCGATCGCCATACCAGTAATGCGTTGGCGTTGGCAAAATGGTTAGAGTCCCATGAGCAAGTCGAATGGGTGAGTTATCCCGGATTATCGAGTCATCCTTCCCACAAGCGGGCCAAGAAATACCTCAAACATGGCTTTGGCTGTGTTTTGACCTTTGGGATTAAAGGCGGACGCGAAGCTGGACGTTCCTTTATCGATCATGTCAAGTTAGCCTCTCACTTAGCCAATGTGGGAGATGCGAAGACTTTGGTGATTCATCCGGCTTCCACCACTCACCAACAATTGACTGACGAGGAACAACTATCCGCTGGTGTCACCCCTTCATCCATTCGCGTGTCCGTCGGTTTGGAACATATCGACGACATTAAAGCAGACTTTGAGCAAGCTTTTGCTCAAGTCAAGACTTAA
- the metX gene encoding homoserine O-acetyltransferase encodes MNYQHFVSPDTAFHSLSTPFPLESGEQLFGVQVAYRTWGSLNAARDNAVLICHAFTGSADADYWWAPLFGPGKALDPDRDFIICSNILGSCYGTTGPTSINPKTGEMYGANFPQITVRDMVHLQARFLEELGVQSLNLVIGGSLGGMQVLEWAVLYPERVRAIAPIAISGRHSAWCIAWSEAQRQAIYADPNWNGGHYSDDQPPIQGLAIARMIAMSTYRSWENFEQRFGRQLQQSKAKEQFAISSYLQYQGEKLIERFDANTYVILTHAMDSHDLSRPDRDYESVLRNIPHPTLVVGITTDVLYPPAEQEELANLIPQAKLFWLNSPHGHDAFLIEMDKLNDFVVEFRQEFKL; translated from the coding sequence ATGAATTACCAGCACTTCGTCTCACCAGATACCGCGTTTCATAGCCTGTCTACCCCCTTCCCCTTAGAGTCTGGGGAGCAATTGTTTGGGGTGCAGGTGGCTTATCGCACTTGGGGAAGTTTAAATGCTGCCCGGGATAACGCGGTTCTGATCTGTCATGCGTTTACGGGTTCTGCCGATGCAGATTACTGGTGGGCGCCCTTATTTGGACCGGGAAAAGCCCTAGACCCTGACCGTGATTTTATTATTTGTAGCAATATCCTCGGTAGTTGTTATGGCACCACCGGGCCGACTTCTATTAATCCCAAAACTGGTGAAATGTATGGCGCCAATTTTCCCCAAATTACGGTGCGGGATATGGTGCATTTACAAGCACGGTTTTTGGAGGAGTTGGGAGTGCAATCGCTCAATTTGGTGATTGGCGGTTCTCTGGGAGGGATGCAAGTGCTGGAATGGGCGGTACTCTACCCAGAACGGGTGAGAGCGATCGCCCCCATTGCCATATCCGGCAGACATTCTGCCTGGTGTATTGCTTGGAGTGAAGCCCAACGGCAAGCGATTTATGCGGATCCCAACTGGAATGGGGGGCATTATTCTGACGACCAACCCCCGATCCAAGGACTCGCGATCGCCCGCATGATTGCCATGAGCACCTACCGTTCTTGGGAAAACTTTGAGCAGCGCTTTGGTCGCCAACTCCAACAGAGCAAAGCCAAAGAACAGTTTGCCATCTCCAGCTATTTGCAATACCAAGGAGAAAAACTGATCGAACGGTTTGATGCCAACACCTACGTTATCCTCACTCATGCAATGGACAGCCACGATCTCAGCCGTCCCGATCGCGATTATGAATCGGTACTCCGCAATATTCCTCATCCCACCTTGGTGGTCGGAATTACTACCGATGTCCTCTATCCTCCTGCTGAACAAGAAGAACTGGCGAATTTAATTCCCCAGGCAAAACTTTTCTGGTTAAACTCTCCCCACGGCCATGATGCTTTTTTAATTGAGATGGACAAGCTCAATGATTTCGTAGTGGAATTTCGCCAGGAATTTAAGTTATAA
- a CDS encoding ABC transporter permease → MTSFKVSSGQPITALKDAAIAFFASDTFFYVVKRLLQAVLTLLLASMLSFAIIQLAPGDYLDALRQNPAISQETLEQYNQQFGLDRHPIEQYSRWLWQILSQGDFGQSFVYNRKVADLLWERIPNTLLLSIASLVITWAIAIPLGILGALKQNGTVDRVLQVISYTGQGFPSLITALLLLFVAQITSPVFPVGGMTSIYHDQLTPFGKMIDIGWHMILPTLALSITSFAGLQRITRGQLLDVLRQDYIQTARAKGLPENRVIYVHALRNAINPLITILGFEFSSLLGGAFIAETFFNWPGLGRLILQAVQSQDLYLVMGSLMMGAVMLILGNLLADLLLKAVDPRIKLGADD, encoded by the coding sequence ATGACTTCTTTTAAGGTTTCCTCTGGGCAGCCCATCACGGCATTGAAGGATGCGGCGATCGCCTTTTTTGCCAGCGATACGTTTTTCTATGTGGTGAAGCGCCTCTTACAAGCGGTGCTCACTTTATTATTGGCATCGATGCTTAGTTTTGCGATTATTCAACTTGCCCCAGGGGATTACCTGGATGCTTTGCGGCAAAATCCCGCCATTTCTCAAGAGACACTGGAGCAATATAATCAACAGTTTGGTTTGGATCGGCATCCCATTGAACAATATTCGCGGTGGTTATGGCAGATTTTAAGCCAGGGGGATTTTGGCCAAAGTTTTGTTTACAACCGAAAAGTGGCAGATTTGTTGTGGGAAAGGATCCCCAATACTTTGTTGTTGTCGATCGCTTCGTTGGTGATTACTTGGGCGATCGCCATTCCCCTGGGGATTTTGGGCGCCCTGAAGCAAAATGGCACAGTGGATCGGGTGTTACAAGTGATCAGCTACACCGGGCAAGGATTTCCCAGTCTGATTACTGCCTTATTGCTATTATTTGTCGCCCAAATTACCTCTCCTGTATTCCCGGTGGGGGGCATGACCAGTATCTATCACGATCAACTCACCCCCTTTGGCAAAATGATCGATATTGGTTGGCATATGATTTTACCCACTTTAGCCCTGAGTATCACCAGTTTTGCCGGGTTACAACGGATTACTCGCGGTCAATTATTGGATGTCCTGCGGCAAGATTATATCCAAACCGCTCGCGCCAAGGGTTTGCCGGAAAATCGCGTGATTTATGTTCATGCTTTGCGAAATGCCATCAACCCATTAATCACGATTTTAGGGTTTGAGTTTTCCAGTTTATTGGGAGGAGCCTTTATTGCGGAAACCTTCTTTAATTGGCCTGGGTTGGGGCGGCTGATTTTGCAAGCAGTCCAGTCTCAGGATTTGTATTTAGTGATGGGCAGTTTGATGATGGGTGCGGTGATGTTGATCCTCGGAAATTTGTTAGCGGATTTACTCCTAAAAGCGGTCGATCCTCGGATTAAATTGGGGGCTGATGATTAA
- a CDS encoding ATP-binding protein: MLSKYTAGGSVKYRDLIKDIRRKSDRSLEIRHQEMESHHQTLVKGRVDAAATNTAQTLAAKIKTFLEGKRKFINFNDPINDRENMNILENKDRYLALELNGSPEQHSNLMNDEKVFVLNEGLCKQKSPGRWSGKKNGQNPEFRTNAERQIMTEKIRGKNPSHDISISPNIFGDRHLIEAALWESEIKNRSLLNAIPDLVFRLNQQGIFLDYFPAKDDLNAPEPEHFIGKSIDEALSEDLALWTRCYLEKTLATGQPQVGEYNLRENNTWKHYEARYVPFGSTEVIAIIRDITIRKQMEADLRLSQVRERDRARQVEQTLQQLQQTQSQLIQAEKMSALGSMVAGIAHEINNPISFIYGNVAPAIEYIQDLLELVMLYQQHHNPPDLAIQKHLENIELDFLIEDLPKLLSSMKMGAERIKEIVKSLRNFSRLDEGEKKPVDIHEGIDNTLLILQHRLKAQSARQAITVEKNYGAIPKIECYAGLMNQVFMNILSNAIDALEYCHINQNYDSSKALGIQISSKISPDNFLVISIADNGPGIPEEIKTRLFDPFFTTKPVGKGTGLGLSISYSIVEKHGGQLQCISEVGKGTKFIIQIPLQLSDA; the protein is encoded by the coding sequence ATGCTAAGTAAATATACGGCAGGCGGTTCGGTGAAGTACCGTGATTTAATTAAAGATATCCGCAGAAAGAGCGATCGCAGTTTAGAAATTCGCCATCAAGAAATGGAGAGTCATCACCAGACCTTAGTCAAGGGGAGAGTAGATGCGGCTGCAACCAACACAGCCCAGACTTTAGCCGCAAAAATAAAAACCTTTTTAGAAGGCAAAAGAAAGTTTATAAATTTTAACGATCCCATTAACGATAGGGAAAATATGAATATTCTGGAGAATAAGGATAGATATTTGGCATTAGAACTCAATGGTTCTCCAGAGCAACATTCAAATTTAATGAATGATGAAAAAGTATTTGTTCTGAACGAAGGATTGTGCAAACAAAAGTCTCCCGGACGCTGGTCAGGCAAAAAAAATGGGCAAAATCCAGAATTTAGGACAAATGCCGAGAGGCAAATTATGACTGAAAAGATAAGGGGAAAAAACCCAAGCCATGATATTTCTATATCGCCGAATATATTCGGCGATCGCCATCTAATTGAGGCGGCTCTCTGGGAGAGTGAAATTAAAAATCGGAGTTTATTAAATGCGATTCCTGACTTGGTGTTTCGGCTAAATCAGCAAGGAATTTTTCTCGATTATTTTCCGGCAAAAGATGATCTGAACGCCCCGGAACCAGAACACTTTATCGGCAAAAGTATTGATGAAGCTCTCTCAGAAGATTTAGCCCTCTGGACTCGCTGTTATTTAGAGAAAACTTTGGCCACGGGACAACCCCAAGTTGGCGAATATAATCTGCGAGAAAATAATACATGGAAACATTATGAAGCGCGATATGTCCCCTTTGGCAGCACTGAGGTAATTGCCATTATCCGGGATATTACCATCCGCAAACAGATGGAAGCAGACTTGCGCTTGTCCCAAGTGCGGGAACGCGATCGCGCTCGACAAGTGGAACAAACTTTACAGCAGTTACAGCAAACTCAATCCCAATTGATTCAAGCGGAAAAAATGTCCGCCCTGGGGAGTATGGTGGCCGGAATTGCCCATGAAATTAACAATCCCATTAGCTTTATCTATGGCAATGTAGCTCCAGCCATTGAATATATTCAAGATTTGCTAGAGTTGGTGATGCTTTATCAGCAACACCATAATCCACCTGATTTGGCAATTCAAAAGCATCTAGAAAATATCGAGCTGGATTTTCTCATTGAAGACCTGCCTAAATTACTTTCCAGTATGAAAATGGGGGCGGAACGGATTAAAGAAATCGTCAAATCTCTCCGCAATTTTTCCCGCTTAGATGAAGGGGAGAAAAAACCCGTCGATATTCACGAAGGCATTGATAATACTCTGCTGATTCTCCAACATCGACTCAAAGCCCAGAGCGCTCGCCAGGCGATTACCGTAGAAAAAAACTATGGTGCAATTCCTAAAATTGAATGTTATGCAGGATTAATGAATCAAGTGTTTATGAACATTCTCAGCAATGCGATCGATGCCTTAGAATATTGTCATATCAACCAAAATTACGACAGCAGTAAAGCACTAGGAATTCAGATTAGCAGCAAAATTTCTCCAGACAATTTTTTGGTAATTAGCATTGCTGATAATGGACCGGGGATTCCCGAAGAAATTAAAACAAGATTGTTCGATCCATTTTTTACCACTAAACCTGTAGGCAAGGGTACGGGCTTGGGGTTGTCAATTTCTTACTCCATTGTTGAAAAGCATGGTGGTCAATTGCAATGTATTTCAGAAGTCGGCAAAGGAACAAAATTTATCATTCAGATTCCTTTACAACTTTCTGATGCTTAA
- a CDS encoding DUF4278 domain-containing protein gives MKLCYRGVSYEYTPPTLKITLGEVVGKYRGLDVRFAKAIRFAESRTLATMPMEQPSFELQYRGVPYTSGSKVAATQPAQVAASEPVSLPALDTTEKARTLMVKQSRGIKKRQQAMLSRLAMEVGLGSNVADYWNRIQGKIHPTFRISYDRSHVAFS, from the coding sequence ATGAAACTCTGTTATCGCGGCGTTAGTTATGAATATACTCCCCCCACTTTAAAAATCACACTGGGGGAAGTGGTGGGAAAATATCGCGGTCTAGATGTGCGATTCGCGAAAGCGATCCGCTTTGCGGAATCGCGCACTCTAGCCACCATGCCTATGGAGCAACCAAGCTTTGAGTTGCAATATCGGGGAGTTCCCTATACAAGTGGCAGCAAAGTGGCGGCAACACAACCGGCACAGGTTGCCGCATCAGAACCCGTCAGCCTCCCAGCTTTGGATACCACAGAAAAAGCTCGTACCCTCATGGTGAAACAGTCGCGAGGAATTAAAAAGCGTCAACAGGCAATGCTCAGTCGTTTAGCGATGGAAGTCGGTTTAGGTAGTAATGTGGCGGATTATTGGAATCGCATCCAAGGCAAAATTCATCCGACTTTTCGGATCAGCTATGACCGGAGTCATGTTGCTTTTAGTTAA